In one Bacillus sp. PK3_68 genomic region, the following are encoded:
- a CDS encoding transporter substrate-binding domain-containing protein codes for MKKFSLVSFMLVFIFMLAACGGDKTASTNGDGKKGEEKKEYTVGIDTTYPPFEYEEGGEYKGIDIDLIHAIAESQDFKIKLSPMDFGGIIPAMQAGQLDVAIAGMSITDERKKVVDFSEPYFDAGITLVVKKDNSSIKSVSDLKGKTVAVKKGTIGAKFAQENADKEGFKVTQFNDSPAMFQEVANGNADALIEDYPVIAYAIAQKDLGLKIVGDRLNGDQYGIAVLKGENKELLEKINKGLAELKENGKYEEILNTYLAE; via the coding sequence ATGAAGAAATTTAGTTTGGTAAGTTTCATGCTTGTATTCATTTTCATGCTTGCAGCATGTGGTGGAGACAAAACGGCCAGCACAAACGGGGACGGGAAAAAAGGGGAAGAAAAAAAGGAGTACACAGTGGGGATAGATACGACGTATCCTCCATTTGAATATGAGGAGGGCGGCGAGTACAAGGGAATTGATATTGATTTAATCCATGCCATTGCCGAAAGCCAAGATTTCAAGATTAAGCTCTCTCCGATGGACTTTGGGGGAATTATACCGGCTATGCAAGCGGGACAATTAGATGTAGCGATTGCAGGAATGAGTATCACTGATGAAAGAAAGAAAGTGGTTGATTTCTCAGAGCCATATTTTGATGCTGGCATTACGCTTGTTGTAAAAAAAGATAACAGCAGCATTAAGAGTGTCAGTGATTTAAAAGGAAAAACAGTAGCTGTGAAAAAAGGGACGATTGGCGCGAAGTTTGCTCAAGAAAATGCTGACAAAGAAGGCTTTAAAGTGACACAGTTTAATGATAGCCCAGCCATGTTTCAAGAAGTAGCCAATGGCAATGCGGACGCTTTAATTGAAGATTATCCAGTCATTGCTTATGCCATTGCCCAAAAGGATCTTGGTTTGAAAATCGTCGGCGACCGCTTGAATGGTGATCAGTACGGAATTGCTGTCTTGAAAGGTGAAAACAAAGAACTTCTTGAGAAAATCAATAAAGGATTGGCTGAATTAAAAGAAAATGGAAAATACGAGGAGATTTTGAACACGTATCTTGCGGAGTAA
- a CDS encoding aldehyde dehydrogenase family protein, producing the protein MVKQYQLFIDGKWTDSASGKTFESVNPGTGEVHAIVAEGGKEDIDRAVKAARRAFESGPWAEMAPSDRGRLLYKAAQLLWENANKLAAIESEDNGLPINETTFIAMPATIDVLEFYAGLANKVQGETLASPAGRFNYTLKEPLGVIGAIVPWNFPLMLTMWKLAPALAAGNTIVIKPAEQTPVSILEMVKLFQEAGIPDGVINVVPGFGADAGAALSSHPQVDKIAFTGSTATGRLIMQAASQNLKPVSLELGGKSPNIVFEDANIEDAVNGSMFGIYFAQGQVCAAGSRLFVQESVYDKFMSEYVRKVQSIRVGNPLEQSTQMGPQVSEQQLKRIEQYVAAGLEQGAQLTTGGERFKGADGGYYYTPTIFENVTNQMTIAREEIFGPVVSVIRFKDEEDALKKANDTLYGLASGVWTNDLKRAHRMARGLKAGTVYVNTFSMLDSTAPFGGTKQSGFGRELGIQAMDMYTETKHVWVDLGKEGLNWYGV; encoded by the coding sequence ATGGTAAAGCAATATCAGCTATTTATTGATGGGAAGTGGACAGACAGCGCATCAGGAAAAACATTCGAATCGGTAAATCCGGGGACAGGGGAAGTCCATGCTATAGTAGCGGAAGGTGGAAAAGAAGATATTGACCGTGCTGTCAAGGCAGCGCGCCGTGCATTCGAATCCGGTCCGTGGGCAGAAATGGCTCCGAGCGATCGTGGGCGGCTACTTTATAAAGCGGCCCAGCTGCTTTGGGAAAATGCAAATAAACTTGCAGCCATTGAGTCAGAGGACAATGGGCTGCCCATTAATGAGACGACCTTTATTGCGATGCCGGCTACCATCGATGTATTGGAGTTTTACGCTGGACTTGCCAATAAAGTGCAAGGAGAAACGCTTGCTTCTCCGGCCGGCCGTTTTAATTATACACTCAAAGAGCCGCTTGGTGTGATTGGCGCTATTGTACCGTGGAACTTCCCGCTTATGCTGACAATGTGGAAATTGGCACCGGCACTTGCTGCGGGTAACACGATTGTAATTAAGCCGGCAGAACAGACACCTGTCAGTATTTTGGAAATGGTGAAGTTATTTCAAGAAGCAGGCATTCCGGATGGAGTGATTAATGTCGTACCTGGTTTTGGTGCGGATGCTGGGGCGGCACTGTCTTCTCATCCACAAGTAGATAAGATTGCTTTCACCGGTTCTACTGCGACAGGGCGCTTGATCATGCAGGCAGCCAGTCAAAATTTAAAGCCGGTAAGCCTTGAGCTTGGCGGCAAGTCGCCGAATATTGTTTTTGAGGATGCCAATATAGAAGATGCGGTAAATGGTTCTATGTTTGGCATCTACTTTGCACAAGGGCAAGTATGCGCTGCTGGTTCTCGCTTGTTCGTTCAGGAGAGCGTCTACGACAAGTTCATGAGTGAGTATGTGAGAAAGGTGCAGAGCATCCGTGTCGGCAATCCGCTCGAGCAGTCTACACAAATGGGGCCACAAGTATCTGAGCAGCAGCTGAAGAGAATCGAGCAATATGTCGCTGCCGGCCTCGAGCAGGGAGCACAACTGACAACAGGCGGGGAGCGCTTTAAAGGAGCTGACGGAGGTTATTATTATACGCCGACAATTTTTGAAAACGTTACTAACCAAATGACCATTGCCCGGGAGGAAATTTTTGGACCGGTCGTTTCAGTTATTCGTTTCAAGGACGAAGAAGACGCATTGAAAAAAGCGAACGACACACTCTATGGTCTGGCATCTGGCGTTTGGACGAATGATCTAAAGCGGGCTCATCGTATGGCGCGCGGCTTAAAAGCGGGCACAGTATATGTCAACACATTTAGTATGCTGGATAGCACGGCGCCATTTGGCGGCACGAAGCAAAGTGGATTCGGCCGTGAGCTTGGTATACAAGCGATGGATATGTATACGGAAACAAAACATGTGTGGGTTGACCTTGGCAAGGAAGGATTGAACTGGTACGGCGTGTAA
- a CDS encoding DUF2087 domain-containing protein — MDNTERFWNASLEELKRGYVYEGSHCVCLLCGESLEKGIIYPHEGTFYEAERYMQLHIKEEHESVFSYLIGLNKKITGLTEHQNRLLQLFYEGKSDADIQREMEIGSASTIRNHRFTLKEKERQAKVFLTLMELLKEKDEHAPTFVDVPPTAVRIDDRYNITEEERAFVLEKYFQNGSLTTFSLKEKQKLIVLREIAKQFHSGKRYSEKEVNERLKVIYGDYVLLRRYLIEYGFLDRQADGSEYWLKQ; from the coding sequence ATGGATAACACAGAGCGGTTTTGGAACGCTTCATTGGAAGAATTAAAACGCGGATATGTTTACGAAGGGAGTCATTGTGTTTGTTTGCTTTGTGGGGAGAGCTTGGAAAAGGGAATTATTTATCCGCATGAAGGAACATTCTATGAAGCGGAACGATATATGCAGCTTCACATTAAAGAAGAGCATGAATCAGTTTTCTCGTATCTTATTGGTCTTAATAAAAAAATTACAGGGTTAACCGAACATCAGAATAGACTCCTTCAGTTGTTTTACGAAGGAAAAAGCGATGCAGACATTCAGCGAGAAATGGAAATTGGCAGTGCATCAACTATACGGAACCATCGCTTTACTTTAAAGGAAAAAGAACGGCAGGCAAAAGTTTTTTTAACGCTTATGGAGCTGTTGAAGGAAAAAGATGAGCATGCTCCTACTTTTGTGGATGTTCCTCCAACCGCAGTGAGGATTGATGACCGTTATAACATAACTGAGGAAGAACGGGCATTTGTACTGGAGAAGTATTTTCAAAATGGTTCGTTAACCACATTTTCTTTAAAAGAAAAACAAAAGCTGATCGTACTCAGAGAAATAGCGAAACAATTCCACTCTGGTAAACGATACAGTGAAAAAGAAGTAAATGAACGCTTAAAAGTTATTTATGGCGATTATGTGTTGCTCAGACGTTATTTAATTGAATATGGCTTTTTAGACAGGCAGGCAGATGGTAGTGAGTATTGGTTAAAACAATAA
- a CDS encoding amino acid ABC transporter ATP-binding protein: MSMIEVKNLKKSFGSLEVLKDINAAIEEREVVCVIGPSGSGKSTFLRCLNRLETITGGSVVINNYDITDPKVNINKVRQEVGMVFQQFNLFPHMTVVENIILGPMKALNNSKEAAIKKAHELLEKVGLQEKATSYPGELSGGQKQRVAIARALAMNPKIMLFDEPTSALDPEMVGDVLAVMKQLAQEGMTMVVVTHEMGFAREVGDRVIFMDGGYIVEENKPSELFGNPQHERTKAFLSKVL; encoded by the coding sequence ATGAGCATGATTGAAGTAAAGAACTTAAAAAAATCATTTGGTTCGCTGGAGGTGCTAAAAGATATTAATGCTGCTATTGAGGAGCGGGAAGTAGTATGCGTGATTGGGCCATCCGGTTCAGGTAAAAGCACTTTTCTCCGCTGTCTAAACCGGCTTGAGACGATTACGGGCGGAAGCGTAGTTATTAACAATTATGACATTACGGATCCAAAAGTAAATATCAACAAAGTAAGACAAGAAGTAGGCATGGTATTTCAACAGTTCAACCTTTTTCCTCACATGACAGTAGTAGAGAACATTATACTCGGGCCAATGAAAGCGCTTAACAACAGTAAAGAAGCAGCGATCAAAAAAGCACATGAATTGTTGGAAAAGGTTGGACTGCAAGAAAAGGCGACAAGCTATCCTGGCGAATTATCAGGCGGTCAAAAGCAGCGAGTTGCCATTGCGAGGGCACTGGCGATGAATCCGAAGATTATGCTGTTTGATGAACCCACTTCCGCGCTTGACCCGGAGATGGTCGGGGATGTGCTTGCGGTAATGAAGCAGCTTGCCCAAGAAGGGATGACGATGGTGGTCGTTACTCACGAAATGGGCTTTGCCCGGGAAGTGGGTGACCGTGTCATTTTTATGGACGGCGGGTATATAGTTGAAGAAAATAAACCGTCAGAGCTATTCGGAAATCCCCAGCATGAGCGGACGAAAGCGTTCTTAAGCAAAGTGCTATAA
- a CDS encoding amino acid ABC transporter permease: METITNSLPYLMKGLQVTLYIFVIAIILGFILGLIMALLRLAPLKILNWIAKIFIDAIRGTPFLVQLFFIYFGLNSLEWISFDRTTAGVITIAINAGAYFAEIIRAGIQSIDKGQTEASRSIGLTGIQTMRYIILPQAFRRMLPALTNQSIISLKDTSLLSIIGIADLMQQGSVQVSATFEAFKIWLVVGIIYFVVIYLLSVLGNFLERRFELR; this comes from the coding sequence ATGGAGACAATTACTAATTCATTGCCGTATTTAATGAAGGGACTTCAAGTCACCCTTTATATCTTTGTCATTGCTATCATTTTAGGATTCATTCTTGGCCTAATCATGGCACTCTTGCGGCTTGCCCCGCTAAAGATTTTGAACTGGATTGCCAAAATCTTTATTGATGCTATCCGTGGCACACCGTTTCTGGTTCAGCTATTTTTCATTTACTTTGGTTTGAACTCATTGGAGTGGATTTCCTTTGATAGGACAACTGCTGGCGTCATAACCATTGCAATTAATGCTGGTGCCTATTTTGCTGAAATTATCCGAGCAGGCATCCAATCGATAGACAAAGGACAAACGGAAGCTTCCAGATCTATTGGCTTAACAGGTATTCAGACGATGCGCTATATTATTTTACCGCAGGCGTTCCGAAGAATGCTACCAGCTTTGACAAATCAGTCAATTATCAGTTTAAAAGATACTTCGCTCTTATCAATTATCGGCATCGCTGATTTAATGCAACAGGGATCTGTTCAGGTTTCTGCAACGTTTGAAGCGTTTAAAATCTGGCTCGTTGTTGGAATTATTTATTTTGTCGTTATTTATTTATTATCCGTATTAGGTAATTTCCTTGAAAGGAGATTTGAATTACGATGA
- a CDS encoding GIY-YIG nuclease family protein, whose product MDRKKILKQQYKETKIEAGIYQIKNKKNGKVFIGSTRNLKTLNGKRFELEVGTNTNKHLQSEWKEFGQDTFEFEVLEVLKKKETGYFDEKKELERLEDKWLAKLEPYGERGYNREKPNDKQQS is encoded by the coding sequence ATGGATCGAAAAAAAATACTAAAACAACAATATAAAGAAACGAAAATTGAAGCGGGCATTTACCAGATTAAAAATAAGAAGAATGGCAAGGTGTTTATCGGCAGTACAAGAAATTTAAAAACGCTCAATGGAAAACGTTTTGAATTAGAGGTGGGCACAAACACAAATAAACATCTGCAAAGTGAGTGGAAAGAGTTTGGCCAAGATACTTTTGAATTTGAAGTGCTGGAGGTCTTAAAAAAGAAAGAAACGGGCTATTTTGACGAAAAGAAAGAGCTGGAGAGACTGGAGGACAAGTGGCTCGCCAAATTGGAACCTTACGGCGAGCGTGGATATAACCGGGAAAAGCCAAATGATAAACAGCAAAGCTGA
- a CDS encoding sigma-54-dependent Fis family transcriptional regulator, with amino-acid sequence MIRNALNDKQTWLKYSWRRCQDLGFDRNGKPIFYQAEGNLLKELLEKNERLIRASEAVFRQLDQFLKDYHYRADLLDHEGYILHSYGVISEPGLMNNPALAIGTCWGETFRGTNAVSFSIEHKMPVNIHGSEHFFLENQVLTCSASPIFDEAGQVTAVVNFSSRSSNIQDNALIMAMLAADAIGYRLLTEHVKVENELLIRETEKLSSSHSQGIVTVNADSHIIYANKKAKKLLGNNCIGTAFNPSSLHTESIYPTSGYCSRRSYMIKPHTSARKSYTFDRMIAECPKVKQVIQLSQRAAATDFSLFIHGESGTGKELFAQSVHQASMRADKPFVAVNCSALAKNLIESELFGYKKGAFTGADHAGSLGKFRAADGGTLFLDEIGDMPLQAQSALLRVLEEREVMPVGDHQSYPVDVRIIAATHRNLLEETKKGSFRADLYYRLNEICLNIPPLRERGDIIQLARHFLIGLSGRSQQFTNEAENMLLSYDWPGNVRELKNVVTQASFLADGRWIDTHHLKLQTTPKRASTVAAPSFPPSAYTLEEAEKLLIEQALKTHNSNISQAAKQLGISRNTLYRKLKAYEYTE; translated from the coding sequence ATGATTAGAAATGCGCTGAACGATAAGCAAACATGGCTAAAATATTCTTGGAGACGCTGTCAAGACCTTGGATTCGACCGGAACGGCAAGCCCATTTTTTATCAAGCGGAAGGAAATTTGCTTAAGGAGTTGCTGGAGAAAAATGAAAGACTCATTCGTGCCTCAGAAGCCGTATTCCGGCAGCTCGATCAATTTCTAAAAGACTATCACTATCGAGCAGACCTGCTTGATCATGAAGGCTACATTTTGCATTCGTATGGAGTAATAAGTGAACCTGGCCTCATGAATAATCCTGCGCTGGCAATCGGCACATGCTGGGGAGAAACTTTTCGCGGAACAAATGCAGTCAGCTTCAGCATTGAGCACAAAATGCCCGTCAATATCCATGGAAGTGAGCACTTTTTTCTAGAAAATCAAGTGCTGACTTGTTCGGCAAGCCCTATTTTTGATGAGGCCGGACAAGTGACCGCAGTCGTCAACTTCAGTTCACGCAGTTCGAATATACAGGATAATGCTTTAATTATGGCTATGCTTGCTGCCGATGCGATTGGTTATCGGCTGCTAACCGAACATGTAAAAGTAGAAAATGAACTGCTTATCCGGGAAACAGAAAAACTAAGCAGCTCCCACTCCCAAGGGATTGTCACTGTAAATGCAGACAGTCACATTATTTATGCTAACAAAAAAGCAAAGAAGCTGTTGGGAAACAATTGTATTGGAACCGCTTTTAATCCCTCTTCGTTACATACAGAATCTATTTATCCAACATCCGGTTATTGTTCAAGACGTTCCTACATGATCAAACCTCACACCTCTGCCCGTAAAAGTTACACCTTTGACCGGATGATTGCCGAATGCCCGAAAGTTAAACAGGTCATCCAACTCTCCCAGAGGGCAGCGGCTACCGATTTTTCACTTTTTATTCATGGAGAAAGCGGAACAGGCAAAGAATTATTTGCTCAATCCGTTCATCAGGCAAGCATGCGTGCAGACAAACCTTTTGTCGCCGTCAATTGCAGTGCTTTAGCTAAAAATTTAATTGAGAGCGAACTCTTCGGCTATAAAAAAGGCGCTTTTACAGGAGCGGACCATGCTGGCAGTCTCGGAAAATTCCGCGCGGCGGACGGGGGCACTCTCTTCCTCGATGAAATTGGCGACATGCCGCTGCAGGCACAAAGCGCACTTCTTCGTGTTCTTGAGGAACGGGAAGTGATGCCCGTCGGTGATCATCAGAGTTATCCTGTTGATGTTCGCATCATTGCAGCTACTCATCGAAATTTACTGGAGGAAACGAAAAAAGGGTCATTCCGTGCCGACCTTTATTATCGTTTAAATGAAATCTGCCTGAACATTCCCCCATTGAGAGAGCGGGGAGACATTATTCAGCTCGCCCGCCATTTTCTCATAGGGCTATCCGGCCGCTCTCAGCAATTTACTAATGAAGCAGAAAACATGCTGCTTAGCTATGACTGGCCCGGCAATGTCCGCGAGTTAAAAAATGTTGTGACACAGGCTAGTTTTCTCGCTGATGGCCGTTGGATTGATACTCATCACTTAAAATTGCAGACAACACCGAAAAGAGCATCGACAGTCGCTGCTCCGAGCTTTCCACCCTCGGCCTATACGTTGGAGGAAGCGGAAAAGCTACTAATCGAACAAGCTTTAAAAACACATAACAGCAACATTTCGCAAGCTGCCAAACAGCTAGGCATATCAAGAAATACGCTTTATCGTAAATTGAAAGCCTATGAATATACAGAATAA
- a CDS encoding iron-containing alcohol dehydrogenase: protein MEFEFGIPSQVTFGAGSVKKIGEVLAELHAKKVLCVYDQGVKQAGIIDQVFTYLEESGVTIIEFANVVPNPPDTILEEGADLAVQENVDAIIAIGGGSPIDAAKAINVLTTNPGPIHQYEGLNLVKNPTKPLIAIPTTAGTGSEVTAVTVITDTKGAKKMVIGGRHCGADVALVDPELTVGLPPAVTAATGMDALTHAIESYVSKLASVPSEINSLKAVELIYNNLEEAYKNGSNIEARTNMLLGSMMAAYAFNSALLGLVHAIAHPLSVYCGLPHGVANACMLPDVMEYNAQDATVQKRFKDIAQVMGLPIGGSLMKKRPTKR, encoded by the coding sequence ATGGAATTTGAATTTGGTATTCCAAGCCAGGTTACTTTTGGTGCGGGCAGTGTAAAAAAGATTGGGGAAGTGCTCGCAGAATTACATGCTAAAAAAGTATTGTGTGTATATGATCAAGGGGTTAAGCAGGCAGGGATTATTGATCAGGTGTTTACATATTTAGAAGAAAGCGGCGTAACCATTATAGAGTTTGCCAATGTTGTGCCTAACCCGCCAGATACGATTTTGGAAGAAGGCGCTGATTTAGCTGTACAGGAAAACGTAGACGCAATCATAGCCATTGGTGGGGGCAGTCCGATCGACGCGGCCAAGGCAATTAACGTATTAACGACAAATCCGGGCCCGATCCATCAGTATGAAGGGTTGAACCTGGTGAAAAATCCAACCAAGCCATTAATCGCTATTCCTACAACGGCTGGAACTGGAAGCGAGGTAACGGCTGTTACGGTTATTACAGATACAAAAGGAGCCAAAAAGATGGTTATTGGCGGCCGCCACTGCGGAGCAGATGTTGCGTTAGTTGATCCAGAGTTAACAGTGGGTCTGCCGCCCGCTGTCACAGCAGCAACTGGTATGGATGCCCTTACGCATGCAATTGAATCATATGTTTCCAAGCTTGCTTCAGTACCGAGTGAGATCAACTCTTTAAAGGCAGTGGAGCTTATTTATAACAACTTAGAAGAAGCTTATAAAAACGGCAGCAATATCGAGGCGCGCACAAACATGCTGCTCGGCAGCATGATGGCAGCCTATGCCTTTAACTCTGCTCTTCTAGGTTTGGTTCATGCCATTGCTCATCCGCTCAGCGTGTATTGCGGTCTTCCGCATGGTGTAGCAAATGCATGCATGCTTCCGGATGTGATGGAATATAACGCTCAGGATGCAACGGTACAAAAGCGTTTTAAAGATATTGCTCAGGTGATGGGATTGCCGATAGGGGGCTCTCTGATGAAGAAGCGGCCAACCAAGCGGTAG
- the mprF gene encoding bifunctional lysylphosphatidylglycerol flippase/synthetase MprF encodes MLRINKEKLFQFIKIGFPVILFIIALIEIKQFANGLDIRLIRSEIKHLNSVETALILLVPFCGIFPMFFYDAVLVRILNIKIQTKKLIKQSFITNSFSNLIGFGGLVGVMLRTYFYNKHDLDKRRLLTAITSVSLFYLTGISLIAWTIPTAYKDFPLIVDTKWLFLAVLAVGLYLPLFSLFYFYQNRQGKGSLINLRSAVTLLLVSLLEWSLAFSVIWILSIILDIPLPFYELVPVFIIASCAGIASMIPGGLGSFDLVFIWGTQNLDILDEKVLVMLIFYRAGYFLLPFLLAAALFVKDYWNKWNQSWDNLPNTVIQNISHVLLTVLVFVSGLILLLSAAVPGILERIKIAHEILSFPIMNLSHQLSVAAGFILLGLSRGINYNVKRAYQLTMIVLGFAALFSLFKGIDYEEAIFMLAVALLLKASKGSFYRESYVLTWGKALFDLTVFLIITSMYLLIGYFNLPSAKLNVPKALAPYIITSYTDLFLSAAIGLLIAFFILTIGYLIRKPRLWIPETSAAQEEEIFNHLSNYKGNVLAHLIFLHDKYVYWNKEKTVLFSYQKYADKLVILGNPIGEEADFPRAIGEFLKMADLYGYTLAFYEVSNDMLPPLHEYGYDFFKLGEEAAVHLESFTLSGKKMKGERAVKNKFERENYRFEIIDPPFEKELIAELNDVSQQWLQGREEKGFSLGFFDEDYLNKAKIAILKTANHEIVGFASLMPIYDGGRTISVDLIRFQPGAPAGTMDFIFLSLFEWSKSQGYLFFHLGMAPLSNVGTSKFSFLSEKIAAQIFLHGQFFYQFQGLRKFKEKYTNSWEAKYLAYRKKSSLPFTMAQITFLISKRRKAQ; translated from the coding sequence ATGCTGCGTATTAACAAGGAAAAACTCTTTCAATTTATTAAAATTGGCTTTCCAGTTATTTTATTTATAATTGCTTTAATAGAGATCAAACAGTTTGCTAACGGGCTAGATATTCGCTTGATCCGTTCCGAGATAAAGCATTTAAATTCGGTAGAGACGGCCCTTATTTTACTTGTGCCTTTCTGCGGTATCTTTCCAATGTTTTTTTATGATGCTGTTTTAGTTCGTATTCTGAATATTAAAATCCAAACAAAAAAGCTCATAAAACAATCGTTCATTACTAATTCTTTTTCCAACTTAATTGGTTTTGGCGGCCTCGTGGGAGTGATGCTCCGGACTTATTTTTATAACAAGCATGATTTGGATAAGCGAAGGCTTCTAACAGCTATTACTTCTGTTTCACTCTTTTATTTAACAGGCATTTCTTTGATTGCGTGGACGATCCCCACTGCTTACAAAGACTTTCCACTCATTGTTGATACAAAGTGGCTGTTTTTAGCTGTGCTGGCAGTTGGATTATATTTGCCTCTTTTCTCCCTTTTTTATTTTTATCAAAACCGACAGGGAAAAGGCTCTTTAATCAATCTCCGGTCTGCTGTCACTCTTTTACTCGTTTCACTGCTGGAATGGTCCTTAGCTTTCTCGGTTATTTGGATATTGAGCATTATACTGGATATCCCTCTGCCTTTTTATGAACTTGTGCCTGTTTTTATTATCGCTTCCTGTGCAGGTATAGCCAGTATGATCCCTGGAGGACTCGGATCGTTTGACTTGGTTTTTATATGGGGAACACAGAATTTAGACATACTGGATGAAAAAGTTCTTGTGATGCTTATCTTTTACCGTGCAGGTTATTTCTTGCTTCCATTTTTGCTGGCTGCAGCCCTATTTGTAAAAGATTATTGGAACAAATGGAATCAATCGTGGGACAACTTGCCAAACACTGTTATCCAGAACATCAGCCATGTTTTGCTGACTGTTCTTGTATTTGTTTCAGGACTCATTTTGCTCTTATCTGCAGCTGTGCCGGGGATTCTAGAAAGGATAAAGATTGCTCATGAAATTTTATCTTTCCCTATCATGAATCTCTCTCATCAGCTTTCAGTGGCCGCTGGTTTTATTTTACTCGGCCTGTCACGGGGAATTAATTACAACGTGAAACGTGCCTATCAACTGACGATGATCGTTTTAGGCTTCGCTGCGCTTTTCTCGCTGTTTAAAGGAATTGATTATGAGGAAGCCATTTTTATGCTAGCGGTTGCCCTTCTTTTAAAAGCTTCGAAAGGCAGCTTTTATAGAGAAAGCTATGTGCTCACCTGGGGCAAGGCTCTGTTTGATCTCACTGTGTTTTTGATCATCACTTCCATGTATTTATTGATTGGCTATTTTAATCTGCCTTCGGCAAAGCTCAATGTACCGAAAGCATTAGCTCCTTACATCATTACTAGTTACACCGATTTATTTCTTAGCGCGGCCATTGGCTTGCTTATCGCCTTTTTTATTTTAACTATCGGCTACCTGATCCGTAAGCCTAGGCTATGGATTCCAGAGACATCAGCAGCTCAAGAAGAAGAAATTTTCAATCATCTTTCCAACTATAAAGGAAATGTGCTGGCTCATTTGATTTTTCTGCATGATAAATATGTGTACTGGAACAAGGAAAAAACAGTGCTGTTTTCCTATCAGAAATATGCTGATAAGTTAGTTATTCTCGGCAATCCAATCGGGGAAGAAGCAGACTTTCCTCGTGCAATTGGGGAATTTCTAAAAATGGCCGATCTTTACGGCTACACACTCGCTTTTTATGAAGTGAGCAATGACATGCTCCCTCCTCTTCATGAATATGGCTATGATTTTTTTAAACTAGGTGAGGAAGCGGCTGTTCATTTAGAAAGCTTTACTTTGTCAGGAAAAAAGATGAAAGGAGAAAGGGCGGTAAAAAATAAATTTGAACGAGAGAATTACCGCTTTGAAATAATTGACCCTCCCTTTGAAAAAGAACTCATAGCTGAACTGAACGACGTCTCACAGCAGTGGCTGCAAGGAAGAGAAGAAAAAGGATTTTCTCTTGGCTTTTTTGATGAAGACTATCTCAACAAAGCAAAAATAGCTATCTTGAAAACAGCCAACCATGAGATAGTAGGATTTGCAAGCCTCATGCCAATATACGACGGCGGACGGACTATCTCTGTAGATCTAATAAGATTTCAGCCAGGTGCTCCTGCTGGCACTATGGACTTTATCTTTCTTTCCTTGTTCGAATGGTCGAAAAGCCAAGGCTATCTATTTTTCCACTTGGGAATGGCCCCACTTTCTAATGTAGGCACCTCCAAATTTTCTTTTTTAAGTGAAAAAATTGCTGCCCAAATCTTTTTACACGGCCAGTTTTTTTACCAGTTTCAAGGCTTAAGAAAGTTTAAAGAAAAGTATACGAATTCCTGGGAAGCGAAATATCTTGCCTATCGGAAAAAATCTTCCTTGCCTTTTACCATGGCACAAATTACTTTTTTAATTAGCAAGAGAAGAAAAGCACAATAA
- a CDS encoding iron-containing alcohol dehydrogenase codes for MRSLSKAINIPTLEEAGVKREQFEQLAKATLNEEISTMVNPREVNEEEVMKLLELAYSARKAGV; via the coding sequence GTGAGAAGCCTGTCGAAGGCAATTAATATTCCTACATTGGAAGAGGCTGGCGTGAAACGTGAACAGTTTGAACAGCTGGCGAAGGCAACATTAAATGAAGAGATCAGCACGATGGTAAATCCGAGAGAGGTAAACGAAGAAGAGGTTATGAAATTGTTAGAACTTGCTTATTCAGCAAGAAAGGCGGGAGTATAA